In the genome of Lathyrus oleraceus cultivar Zhongwan6 chromosome 4, CAAS_Psat_ZW6_1.0, whole genome shotgun sequence, the window TTCAGAATCAgtaaataaacaataaaaataatGAAACTTCACAAAAATGCAGCAACATATGTTTGCCTGGTTCGGTAATCTTATTCACACTCATGACAAACGAACCATGGATTCTTGCTCGGGGTGATGTTGATAAACTATGGATACATTATTTATGTAAAACAAGTATCGATTTACATTTGACCCTTTTGTTCATGGAGGTTCAAGTACATTTTAAACTCTTAATTTTGAATCAATGGAGTTTCCATACAAAATAATGGTGATTAATTAATTGCAACAAGAATAATAATgcaaataaaattaaataaacaaaaattaaatcatatCGAATCACTTTTACTCATGaaggttcaagaacacttttaCTCATGaaggttcaagaacactttaaaaTATTGATTTTGAATCTATTGGAGTTTTCatgcaaaatggtgatgattaaggtactaaataagTGTAGCAAGAATAATAATGTAAAGAAAATTAAATAAACGAAAACTAAATCACATTTAATTATTTTTGCTCATGGAGGTTCAAGAGcacttttcaactcttgatttaaaatcaattgagtttccataCAAAAAGGTGATGATTAAAGTACTAATTAAATGAAGCAAGAATAAAAAtgcaatagaattaaataaatgaCAAATATAAGAACATATAtctaaaataaaatttaataaagaaaaaaagaaatgacTTGAAGAAAAATAAAGAGAGTTTTGGCTTAGTTTTTGTGAGTGATTAGTGGTGAGATTTGTGAATAAGAATGATTTTATTTATAGGCTCTAAAAAGAGTAGTTTAGGAATGATGTAAAGAGTATGAGTGGATTCTAtaaacttatttaattaaatagtgaataatgatgtaatatgTGCATGAAATAATTCTGtaataaatgagagatattttGGACATTCTAAAATGATTAACAATATTGATGATGTTTTTTCAATATTTACTTTGGGTAGCTTTGAAGTTAAAGATGATGAAGATTCTTCAAATCAATCGGGCCAAGGCCTAATTCATTATTGCATCTATTTCAAAATTGAGCCCAAAAAGACATTGGGTATTCTATTGTTGACCTTTATAAACACTAAAATTATTTATGAATAAAACAATGTGGGACTCTAGTGCAATTGCAAGCTTGTACCATTTCACTCTCTTCCTTGACTTCATCTTCCAACTGATTCTTACTAAACACAACAATGTTGAACCACCTTGGACGACTTTAAGAATTGAACCCGGGTTCTTTTCCTATGGGAGAGTCATGTGAGCCAACTATGTATCATCAGCTGAACCACAACTTTATCGCTAATAGATGACAATGATACTATGATAAAAATGACTCAAAGTTAATTGCTATTTAATAGACCTAAGCAATAAAACATGAATGGTAGTTGTAAGTAAAACAATAACACGCATGGACAACACTAAACAGTCTAAAGCATTtcaaaaaaaagaaagaaaaaactTCAAAGGATACAAGATATCATACACTGTTATACAGACGACAGTACCATCATTATGAACTTTAAGGAAAACATATACATATAGATATATAAATTCAATGTTGGTAACTTACTCTAAGTAAAATCAGCTATCTTAGCTTTGTAGTCTTCAAAGATAAGCACATTGTCGGACCTGATATCCCTATGAATAATTGAAACTTTATCGTGTAAATATTCCAGCTGCATCAACGACAATTCTAACATGTTGCATCCAATTTAGAGTTGGCTTAAGTTGTGTCCCTTGAACTCCCTTTCTACCTGTAATAAGAGTCAAAATCATCGATGGAACTTATTATATGATATATAATTAAAGAAAAGATATGAAGATATATACCGTGCAAAATGTCATGAAGAGAACCCATAGTAGCAAGCTCGTATGCAAGAATTAGTAAGAATCAGTTGGAAGATGAAGTCAAGGACGAGGGTGAAATGATACAAGCTTGCAATTGTACTAGAGTCCCACAATTTTTTTTCCCATAAATAAGTTTAGTGTTTATAAAGGTCAACAATGCAATATCCAATGTCTTCTTGGGCTTAAACTTGAAATAGATGCAATAATGAATTGGGCCTTGGTCCAATAATTCttttcaaaattttaaataattaatttctaaaaatattaattaaaacaattaattattaataaaaaaatctTAATTAATAAATTATCCTAGTCATTGACCAATTGTTTAAAACGCTCAAACTAGAATGACCAAAAGTGTATTTAAGTCAACCTAATTTAACTTTTATCTTTTCTTCCGCGGTCCATATATTACCTGGTTTATTCACTACTTAATTATAAATATAAAATGAGTAGAGATAAAAATACCATTTATAACAAACTTCCATAAATAAAAATAAGAAGCTTCAAAAAAGATTATCATTCTTGTTTTCCACATACCAAACCTTTAATCATCAAATGGTGAAGGTGTGTTAAAAAAAACTCATATTCAAAGAAGTATTTGAAGTCTACATGCTTTCTCTTGAAATAATTAGTCCTATAACAAAAGTTTTACTCACATGCCACTTGTTAATCAACTGACTCAAAACACAAGGGGGTTAGTTTTGTTGGTTAAAAATCAAGGTCCgattataaaaaaattgatttatgAAAACAGTTTGAGTTAATTTTTTGAAATAAACTGAGATTAATAAGTGAAATAGATGAAAGAATGAATGAAGAAGATATGAAGAGAATGCAATACaatgtaaaaaaaataaaatgatgaAAAATAAAGAGATAAGGGAAAGAAAACATGCACCAGAAATTTATATAGGTTCGACGTAACCACTTGGCCTACTCCTATCACAAATATTTTTCTCTGGAGAGTTCCACTAAATTGAGATTTGAGTTTTTCACAGGTTATGCCCACAAACCTTCTTATAACTAAATAAGAGATTTTGAGTGACTAATCTCACAAGTCAAACAAAGCTTTTACCATGTTGAACTCATGAACAAAACAAAGTTTTTCACAAGCTAAACTCATTAACCAAACATAGTTTTTCACAAGGTAAACTCATTTACCAAGCTAATAAGAAGAGCCAAACTAATATTTCCACATGCTAATCTCAATAACCAAACATGAGCTTTTAGTTGATTAAACTCAAAAGCCAAACAATAACTTCTTACAAAGATATAACTCAAGATAAAATCCTTTCTTGAGTAAAATGCAATCTTAGCACATCACAATACAAAAATATCTCAGGTGTTTTTCACTTTATCGGCACTAAGGCAACTATGGTGAAGATATGTAAAATAGAGAAAAAGAAAGTATAACATGAGATAGAGGAGTTTCAATTTTAAAATTTGGGGTAAAATGAAATGAGGGAAAAtcctctatttatagcaaaataATTGGCTCAAAAAGGAAATGATCTAAGGGCCTTTTTAATGTCTTAATCAATTAACCTTAGGTGTTAATCAATTAAACATCCCTAATTTGGAAAAAAATTAATTACATAATCATTAATTAATTAAAGGCTTTACTAGTCGATTGGAGGCAATAAAAATGTATTAATTGATTAACCCTAATATTACAATCGATTAATTAGTGTAAATGTCCTCCTAATTAATTAAACAAGACATTAATAATTTAAGGATGCATATACAAATATTTTTTTAGGTGTTTTATCAAATTAGAGAGGATTTAAAACATTTATTTAGTGTGTGTAAGTTGCCTTAGTATCTAGAGAGTTACTCTTATACCATTACATTAATCTGATCACTCATACACAAGCTAAGTGTAGGACCAGACGTGCCTCTCTGTCACAAATTTGGAGCTTCAAGTCCCTTTAGATTTATCGATGAGTTAGTAATAAAATTGGAAATTGACTCTTTAGACTAATGAGGCTTGAGATAACCTCTTTGATCAAATTCCATCATTAGATTTTGATAGACAATTGTCACCAAAGACTTCACGAAACACCGATTGACCTTAGGTGTTGTCATCATTGATATGGTTTGATATTTGATCTCACAAATAACATCTTGACCATTGAATTGACTTGATTGATAAAGACTTCATTAAATGTTATTTGAAATAAGGTGTTGTCATCTTCAAAACCAACACTATCCTCAGATGGTTGTAGATAGTTATATCCACAAACACATATATTCATACAACTTCTTCCATCAAGTTTGAATAAGATTTATTAACTAGTTTTATCAATGTTTATTCCAAAAAACCGCTTAATCCATTGGCAAAAAAGTAAGGTGTATCTACATCTAAGAAATAAGTAGTCTCTAGTTTCCACATCATGATTGTAGAGAGAGTACCTCACAACCATATGCATTCTCCTTCGAAATTGGTTGTCTTCTATTGCTATAACATTATGCATCAGCTTCCAAATCATTAAATTTGTCCAAGAAGGCTCAATATGATCCCTTTTTATACAATTGTTGGTATCTTTAAAACATAGATCACCATTTACAgatcttgtccaaatgagtttATAAACAATAGTATTATTAAATAATAAGTTAATCTTTAAAATGTCTTTAGCATTTTGAGGATCCAAATTCGATAAGTCACGAGGAATGTTTCAATTAATGTTCTGGATAATTGAATTGACCTTAGTAGTTTGCATGAATTGAATATCTACTGACAATACTAgatttaaattttttattttgtaTCCCAACCAATTTTCACTCTATAAAACAATAACCTTCCATTACCAACATGTTATCTACTATGTTCCTCTAGAAAGGAAAAATAATGCTTAATGTCAAACATGTTGAAGAataaacatgatgcatgattAGTTTTTTGTGCTTGAAGTATCTACTAATAAGCTTAAAATACCATTTATTATTGGTGCTAAACAATTTTCAACAAGAAAACCACTTTGTTTATTGTCTTAATATCTCTTAGAGAAAGACCTCTTGAGAAAAATGTGAGCAAATAACCTTTCAAGTTGTAGTAATCAACCTTCTCCTATTTATGCTACCAGACCACACAAATTTCCTGATGCAAAAATTCAGTTTGTTAAGAAGATTGATTGTCTATTCACAAATATTAAGACTATACACTAACAAATAAAGTATTGAGCAAACTAGTTACTTGGAAGTGTCACCTTCTTTCTATGATGGGCATGGTTCACCTAGTTCGGTCAGTCATACAAGGCATGATTTTGAATTTAGGAACTTCAAGATAGTTAAATGGTGTTTTTCCTATAGTGTTGTGATGTGCCTATTCTAGATCCAAAACTATCTCCACCTTAAAGTTTACATTTAGTTTGACGGATGTTATGACCATAATTATGACCATATTCTTGAAGGAGTTGGTTAATGACTTGAGCATTATTCCTAGTATATTTTCAAAATACCATAAGGTTATTTGTATAAAAAATAAATGTGACCATAAATGGTTGTCTTACCATCTGATATGGATGTCAGTTACCTGATCCACCAACATAGATAATTGCCTACTTAGTATCTATTAAGCAATGTAGAAGAATAAGGGGGACATAGGATCTCTATAGACGACTCTTCTAGAGATAGGAAAAAATCATGCATTTTTCTCATTTATTATGATTGCTAGTTTAGCTGAGTGGATAATGATAATAATCCAATCACAAAACTTTTGATCAAAgtcaaattaaaaaaaattattaagaTAATATCAATATAAAGAATCAAAGGATTCACATTAATACTACCTCCAAAGAATTTATTGTCCAATAAATTAATGACTTCTACAGTAATATATATGCCCCTAATGAAGTCTCTTTGGTGTTTtgaaataattttaaaaaataagaTGGTGAACCTGTCTGCAATGATCTTAGTCCTAATTTTGAATTGAAAATTTGCAAGTGTAAGAGATTTATATTGCTCAATTGAATATGCTCCATGATGTTTAGGTACCATAGTCATATTAACCAAATTGATATTAGAAAGGATTCAACATTGTTCAAAGAATTGATTCAATAAATTAATCACATTTATATTCACTTTATTCCAATAGATTTGGAAAAACATTCCCCAAAGCCATGACGGACCGGAGAAAAATTATCATCTATATTATGGATTGCATTTTTAATTTTCTCAAGATAAGATATTCTACTGATATATTCATTATCCAAATGAGTTATAAGCTGTGGGACCAAATCAatatatttataattattttatgagtttgaataaatttttataaaaattaataacatttttatttaatataataCCCTCCTCCAAATAAATATTCCCATGCCTCAATCCAGTGATTTTGTTATTAGTATCTCAATTTAACTATTTCTTTTAAAACTTTATATTCATATTTCCATCCTTAAATGGATATAGTATTGTATACATTTATTTTTATCTCCCTTTTAATTTTCATGCATTACAActaataaatattttaaaaatatatagGAAAATCAAAAGAGGTTTTCACCTTTGTACTTCCATGGCTCCCCCATGGCTCCCCATGTGCAGTATAAATTGACTAGTTGAACTGGAGGATAAACAAGTGATGGCATATCCACAAATCTGAGTTCTTCAACTTTAACAGACCCTTCCTTATGAAAATTGCTTAGATGATTCTTTGAAATATTAATATAAAAACCATTGATAGTGGTCTATCTATATCAACTTTCTTAGGTTACATTTCCATCATAATATGCTCTAAATAATGACTAAAAATATTGCAACTTCTCTATAATTTGGACTTTAATAAAAAGtctaaaaatatttaaatttgtGACATTTCATTTCACCTCTACATACaatattttttaaatgatgaaaTTCTAATCATCAAATTATAAAATCAAAAGTAAAAATAAGAAGTGATTGTTTCATCATCATTATCAAAACAAAGCACACAATCCACATAAACCCTTTCtaaattttctcttctttttttccTCTTCTAATACAAGAGAGAGAAAACACACATAGAgaagagagagatagagagataTTGGAAAGAGTCCCACAACTATCTGTCCTTGCTGATAGACAACAAAACTGCCACACCGCCAATAATGCTTGGGACCTTGCAAATCAGACAacccttctctctctctctctctccttcaAATGTAGTAGTATCTGCTAGCATAGCATAGCATATCTCTAGCAACCCATTTGAAAAGTTTCCACCTTTCATTTCTTACCACAATCCCTCTACTGTTTCTCCATCAAAActttctctctctcttttcacacacacacaaaaaaagaatCTATTTCCTTTCTATATAACCCTATCAAAGATACATCACAAAAACAAAAGAATATATTTTTTTTGCTAGTGTTTGATATTCATATGGGGtcttcttctgtttcttcttATGCTTTCACATTTATTACCATTCTCTTGTTACAGAATGTTGGTCACATTCATTGATACCTAAGCTATAATCAAAAGATTCATAAATTTCATAGCATTAAATTAAATTTCTCATATATTTATTTCATGGAGAGGCTTCAAGGACCCATCAATTCTTCTGTATGTTACTATTATTCTTTCTCTTCATTTTTCTTAATCCTATTTGTAGAATCATGATAGGTACTTCAATTTATTCTTCAAAACTATAGCATTTAATGCATTTTACTATTTTTCTGAAAATTGTTGACATTCTTTTTTATCTACTCAACTTTTCTTAGTAACACTTTTTTGTTTTGTTGCAGTTCTTTGGTGAAGTGAATTGTTTAGACCAAACATTACTTGACACAGAAAGTTTAAGATTTGAGGAAGATGAACAGTTTTTGTTATCAAGTTTAGAAGATAACATGCCATTTCTTCAAATGCTTCAAAGTGTTGAATCTCCGCAGTTAATTTATAAAGAACCAAACTTTCAAACGCTTTTGAGGCTTCAACATATGAAGAAACCATGGGAAGAAGACATGGCCTTTATTCCTAGAATGGATTCGCACCAACAAGTTCAAACAACATTGGAATTTGAAAGCTGTGTTACACATGATGTTCTAGAGATGCAGTCACCAGTGAAATCAGAAAGCTATGAACTTCAACACAAAGTTTCAGCTTCATGCATTGAGAAATTGAGCTATGAGTGTAACCAAGaagaaacaaaaacaaaaacaacatgTTCCAAATCTCAACTTGGGACAACAAGGGAAAAGAGGAAGAGGAAAAGAACAAGACCGGTTAAGAATAAGGAAGATGTTGAGAATCAAAGGATGACACACATTGCTGTGGAACGCAATAGGAGACGACAAATGAATGACCATCTTAGTGTTCTTAGGTCTCTTATGCCATCTTCTTATATTCAAAGGGTATGCACTTTTTAACCATTTTTTgtgaaattttaagtcaaattCTCATGACCCTTTTCTTCAAATTGCTTTCTTTTGCTTTATTCATGATAAAAATTCAATCTTTTTGGTGTTTGATAATAAGGGCTTGTTTGGATTTTAgtaaaaatttaatttttaatagACCCGTTTTGTTAAACTTATCCTCAATTTAAATAAACActaaaaaaatgtttttttttttaaattttattttgaaatttccacttattttgttgatgatatattttttatttatctTTGTTATTGTGATAGGGTGACCAAGCATCAATAATTGGTGGAGCAATAGATTTTGTGAAGGAGTTAGAACAATTGCTTCAATCTCTTGAAGTACAAAAAAGGTTAAAAAAGAATGAAGAATTTGGATCTTCATCCTCCTCCTCATCACCACCAGAAGCTAGTTATGGAATGAAATTATCATGTTGTGAAGAAAATGAGGTGAAGGCAGAAAACAAATCAGAAGTAGCAGATATAAAAGTGACATTGATTCAAACACATGTGAACTTGAAAATAGAGTGCAAAAGAAGATGTGGTCAATTGATAAAAGTAATTGTTGCTTTGGAGAATCTTAGGCTAACTATTCTTCACCTTAACATCACATCCTTTGAGTCTTCTGTACTTTACTCCCTCAATCTCAAGGTATTACTTTGTCTTTTCATTTTATATTTTAGTAGTACTACTTTTTTTTAAATGTGGTCAACTCAACTCACAGTGGAATCAAGTCAGTGTACTGTTCTTTTTTGACTTGTAATCTAAGCAAAGTCTGTCTTCCCTAGTTCCAACATCGTGTTTCGGTCGATATCATATATCTTCTACACGCAACTGCAAAAATTAATCTTTCGAATATTTCGAATTAGAGAGGATGACAATAatctttattattattattactactaTTTGTTTGTTGAATAAATAAGGAAGTGTCTGTGTGTGTGATGCAGATTGAAGAAGATTGTAAGCTAGGCACAGCAAATGACATAGCAGAAGCAGTTCATGAAATATTCAACTACATTAATGGTAACTAGGTTTAACCATAGGGGAGTGAATAGAAGAAGAATAAAGGACAAGAAATTATTGAAGGGGAGAAAGAGGTAACGGGGAACATAGGGCAACAATTTCTTGTCTACATATATCAATGTATGATGTATCATGTTAATTAGGTAGCTCACAAAATAGAGATAGGGTACATCATGTTATTGTTTTTCTGTTTATTATATTGGAATCTTAGTTGGTAGTATCTTATACTAAAGTATGTGTAATGCTTCTTATTAATTTGTTAGTATTTTGGTTGATGCTAACTAGTTTTGCATAAATGGTTGGTATGCATAGTTTGTGACTTAAGTAAATTTTCTGAATTATTTATGGTTTaatttctataaaaaaaattagAGCTGCTTTATATCTTATGAAGAATATTTTTTTTTTCAGATTTAGATGAataaattcaaataaaataaaaatatgtaAAAATGAAAAGCTTTCCATAATATTGGATTAAATTATAGTAATAGAAATAGAGTGACTTATTTgtgaaaaaaattgttttaaaaaatgtttgacttttttaattttcaatatattgttaattattatttttttaattgtattataaaattaattttgtCTGTGTTATAttaaagataaaaataaaatatttgacacataataataatatcttaatattttttatttatataaaattGACCACAAAATTATTCATTTAAAGATGTAAACAAATATTATATTAAAGAAATTAATatcgaaataattttttttaattatacattcaattaaattatgtttaataaattattaaaaaatattatagAAGTATTATAGTTATTAGAAtgttaaaaaataattttataatagTAATTTTCAAAACATATAACTTTTCTTGGATTATATAATTAAGAAGTGTAAAAAAGTCTTACACTTTGTCATTGTGAATTATAAGTACATGATGGTGGACTTGTGGGGGATAAAGGGTAGGGTCCAATATGTGTAGATGAGAAGATGGGACccagtttgaaaatttaagagCAATGATGATTAATATTTATGAAGAGGGGAATATGATATGATACATCTCTTTTTACATTGACTTTGTATGATGGGGTATATACAATAAATGATGTTTATGTACATGCCTTACTTTTTTATGGCTTCTTTTTGGCTTTGAGTTTATGGCACCCTTTATACAATTTGCCGTCATCTGCTTAATTTTTCTAATGATAGTACTACTAGTACTAATATTTATATAAAGGAAGAAAGATAAGAGAGAGATATTGCATATTTAGAGCTTGTAACTTTTCTAGTACTATTTGTCATTGCTAATTGTTTTATCGAACAATGAGATTAAATATTCAAAAGGGTGTTACACAAGGCAATTCCTTGGCTTCTTTCCTATTTATGCTAGTGGTCGAAGAGTTGAGTAGCATGATTTGATAGACAAAGTTCTTATTTTCTTTTCGGAAATTCACTTTGGATGATTCTATGATGGTCATCTCTCATTAATATGTCAACAATAATCTTATTATCGCGAGGTGGGTGTTGGAAAACTTAGGACTATGAAGATAATTTTACGATGTATCGAGTTTGTCTCTAGATTACACGTTAACTTCTTCAAGAATAGTTTTACACGTTAATTGgagatttaaaatttaaattCAAATCAAATCTTTTTGGTGGAGGTTGTTAAAAACAAATCTTAACTGAATCCTCTAAAAATCAGGACGAGATCATATCTTTTTCCCCTTGAAGAAAAACCTAGAAGATTTAATTTCTATTTATGAAGACTCAACCATAACATTCAAAGTGTGAAAGTATTTGCTGATTTGTGTGTTAGGGTTTATACTTTGAGTCTTTATTTTTGTTGGTGTTTGTGCACCACTCTAGCGTATGTACTCATATTTAAAGACATAAAGTTTGGTTTgtttagttgagttgtaatttaACATTCATATTTTGATTATTGCAGTGATCACTTGGGATTA includes:
- the LOC127076152 gene encoding transcription factor bHLH57, with the translated sequence MERLQGPINSSFFGEVNCLDQTLLDTESLRFEEDEQFLLSSLEDNMPFLQMLQSVESPQLIYKEPNFQTLLRLQHMKKPWEEDMAFIPRMDSHQQVQTTLEFESCVTHDVLEMQSPVKSESYELQHKVSASCIEKLSYECNQEETKTKTTCSKSQLGTTREKRKRKRTRPVKNKEDVENQRMTHIAVERNRRRQMNDHLSVLRSLMPSSYIQRGDQASIIGGAIDFVKELEQLLQSLEVQKRLKKNEEFGSSSSSSSPPEASYGMKLSCCEENEVKAENKSEVADIKVTLIQTHVNLKIECKRRCGQLIKVIVALENLRLTILHLNITSFESSVLYSLNLKIEEDCKLGTANDIAEAVHEIFNYINGN